The sequence AGGTCGTGCGGGCCGGTCCCGGGCAGGATCCGCCGCACGCCGTGGAAGGCCAGGCGGGAGGGCCCGCCGAAGACGAACAGGTCGCCCGACTCCAGCCGGACATCGCTCCAGGGCCTGGCGCGGGTGGCGGTGTTGCCGAACCGGAACACGCACGCGTCTCCCAGGCTCAAGGAGACCACCGGAGCCGCGGCGCGCTCGTCCCTGTCCTGGTGCATGCCCATCGTGGCCGCGTCGTCGTAGAAGTTGACCAGCGCCACGTCCGGCTCGTAGGGGCCGCCGAGGGTCTGGGCCACCGCCGCGCGGCCCAGCTCCGCCAGCCACTGCGGCAGCGGTTCGACCGGCTCGTCGGTGTAGCGGTAGGGGCGCCAGCGCCGGCCCAGGCACACGGTGCGCACCGACATCAGGCC comes from Streptosporangium roseum DSM 43021 and encodes:
- a CDS encoding alpha-ketoglutarate-dependent dioxygenase AlkB family protein; its protein translation is MPGVDALIGRCRAEIAPGAVHVPDWLSPARQRQLVRACRAWARPPLGMERIRLPGGGLMSVRTVCLGRRWRPYRYTDEPVEPLPQWLAELGRAAVAQTLGGPYEPDVALVNFYDDAATMGMHQDRDERAAAPVVSLSLGDACVFRFGNTATRARPWSDVRLESGDLFVFGGPSRLAFHGVRRILPGTGPHDLIQGRLNITLRQSGQGLSGGLP